GAGAGCCGGCGCCGATGAAACACGGCACGACGGTGATCGCCTTCATCGAGGATCCCGACGGCTACAAGATCGAGCTGATCCAGGGCAGCAAGTGAACGGCGGAGCCGAAGGCGGAGCAAACGAAAGGAAGAGCGTTTCCGCGCGAAGCGCGGCTGAAGGAATCGGGCCCGCTTCTGCGGGACCGATTTCTTCACACGCTCCGAGCCGCTGGCGCACCGCGCTGGTGACCGGCGCCTCGAGCGGCCTGGGCGCCTCGCTCGCGAAGCGACTCGCGGCAGGGGGCGCGGAGGTCGCGCTGTGCGCCAGGCGAGCCGAGCTCCTCGAGGAGCTCGCCGCCGAGATCCGCAGCGCGGGAGGGAAGGCGCGGATCTATCCGGCGGACCTCTCCGATCCGGTCGCGACGCAGGCCCTGGTGAGGCGCGTCGACGACGAGCTCGGCGGCCTCGACCTCGTGATCGCCAACGCCGGCATCGGGGTCACCCGCTGGGCCGGCAAGCTCGATTGGGAGGCGATCGCGCCCACCGTCGACCTCGACGTCTCCGGGGCGGTTGCGACGCTCACCGCCGTGCTCCCGCGAATGGTGGAGCGCAAGCGCGGGCACATCGTGGGGATCTCCAGCCTCGCCGGCTACCGGGGCATGCCCCGCAGCGCGGCCTACAGCGCATCGAAGGCATTCCTTGCGGTCTTCCTCGAGAGCCTCCGGGTGGACCTGCGCGGCACGGGCGTGACGGTCACCGACGTGAGGCCCGGCTTCGTCCGCACGCCGCTCATCGACGCAAACCCGTATCCGATGCCGTTCCTCCTGGAAGTCGAGGACGCCACCGAGCGGATGATCCGGGGGATCGAGCAGGGCAAGGCCGTGGTCGCGTTCCCGTGGCCTCTGGCGACGATCGTGCGGCTGTCCCGGCTGGTGCCCGCCTCGCTCTACGACCGGGTCATGGGCGGCCTGCGCACGCGCTAGTGAAGGGGCGGACGCTCCTCCTCCTCGCGCCTCCTGGCCTGCATCCGCTCGACGTCGATCTCCGACGGCTCGACGAGACGCGCGGGCTTTCCGGCCTCGATGCGGCGTCCGGTGATCAGGCGGGCCCCCTTCCGGTACGTGAAGTACGAGAAAGCCCACTCCGCGAGGACGAACGCCCGGTTGCGGAAGCCGATCAGGTAGAAGACGTGGACGAAGACCCACGCGAGCCACGCGAGGAAGCCGTCGACGCGCAGCCGACCCATCTCGAGCACGGCGCGGGAGCGCCCGACCGTGGCCATGACGCCCTTGTCCCGATAGCTGAAGGGCTTCCGAGCCTCTCCCCCGAGCGTGCGCCCGATGTTCGCCGCGACGCTGCGGGCCTGCTGCATCGCCACCGGCGCGACGCCCGGGAGCGGCTTGCCTTCCGGCCCGCGGAAGGAGGCCATGTCGCCGATCACGAAGGCCTCCGGATGACCGGGGATCGAGCAGTCGTCGCCGACGATCACCCTGCCCCCTCGGTCGAGCGCCACGCCGAGGCGCGCCGTCAGCGGCCTCGCCTGGACGCCGGCGGCCCACGTCACCGTCCCCGACTCGAGCAGCTCGCCGCCGACATGGACGCCGTCCTCGTCGATGGAGGTCACCTTCTCCCCCGTCATCACCTCGACACCGAGCTCGCCCAGGTGCCTGGCCGCCTTCTCGGCGAGGCTCTCGTCGAAGGCCGGCAGGATCCGGGGGAGCATCTCGAGGAGGACGATCCTCGCCTCCGCGGGTCTCGCGACTCGGAAGTCCCGCGCGAGGGTGCGGCGCGAGAGCTCCGCGAGGGCCCCGGCGAGCTCGACGCCCGTGGGGCCGCCGCCGATCACCACGAAGGTGAGGAGCTTGCGACGGGCCTCGTCGTCGGCCGTCCGCTCCGCTGCCTCGAAGGCGAGGAGCACCCTCCTCCGGAGCTCGATCGCGTCGTCGAGGTCCTTGAGGCCCAGGCTGTTGCTCGACCACTCGAGGTTGCCGAAGTAGTTGGTCTGCGCGCCTGCCGCGACGATCAGGTACTCGTACGAGAGCGGCCGCTCGTCGCGGAGGGTGACCTCCCGGTTCTCGAGGTCGATGTCCTTGACCTCGTCCAGGAGCACCCGGGTGTTCTCCTGCTTCCGGAGCACCGAGCGGATCGGGGTGGCCACCTCCGAGGTCGACAGTCCGGAGGTGGCGACCTGGTAGAGAAGCGGAGCGAAGAGGTGGTGGTTGCACCGGTCCACGAGCGTGACCTTGACCGGTGCGTGCTTCAGGGACTTTGCCGCGGTGAGTCCGCCGAACCCGCCGCCGATGATCAACACGTGGGGCGCCATACCCGGAACCTAATCGCGCAGCGCCGGGTGTGCCGGGTCGCGCCGGGTCCGCTGAATCAGCCCATGTGATCCACCGGGCCGAGGCCCTTGCCCAGGTCGGGGCCGTTCGAGATGGCCCGCTGGATGAAATCCTTGGCATCGGCCACCGCCTCCCGGAGCGGCTGCCCGAGCGCGAGGCCGGCGGTGATCGCGGCGGACGCGGTGCAGCCCGTGCCATGGGTGCTGCGGGTCGCGAGCTTCGGCGCGGAGAAGCGGTGGAGCTCCTCTCCATCGAAGAGGATGTCGATCGCCAGCTCGCCGGGCAGGCTGCCGCCCTTGAGCCAGACCGCCTTCGGCCCGAGGGCGGCGAGGGCCCTGGCCGCCTCCCGCATCTCGCCCTCGTCGACGGGCGTCGCGCCGAGGAGCGCGCCGGCCTCGTGGAGGTTCGGCGTGAGCAGGCTCGCCTTGGGCAGCAGGTGGCGCTTCAGCGCGTCGATCGCCTCGGGCCCCAGCAGCGGGGCGCCGTGCTTCGAGATCATCACGGGATCGACCACCAGCGGCCAGAGGCCGTGGCGCTCCACCGCCCAAGCCACCGCCTCGATCGCCTCTGGCGAGCCCAGGGCGCCCGTCTTGGTCGCGTCCGGGCGAAGGTCCCCCGCGACGGACTCCACCTGCGCGAGGATCGCCTCCGGCGCGATCGGGTAGACGCCCTGGACACCCACGGTGTTCTGCGCCGTCACGAGGGTGATCGCGCTCGTGCCGTAGACTCCGAAGCGGAAGAAGGTCTTGAGGTCGGCCTGGATCCCGGCTCCGCCTCCGGAGTCCGATCCCGCGATCGTGAGCGCCTTGCGCATCGGTCGTCGATTCTCCCCGGCCACCCGCGGCCGCGCCGCCCTTGTAGCCCGATCCGACGGGAAGCGCACCGGGCGGAGAGACGGCGAACGAAGCGGACGATTGAGCCGGCCCGCTCCGGGCTGGTACAACTCCCCCCTCTTCGCCCAAACAGGCGACCAACGAGGCGGCCCTTGGCTGGCGCCTCACCTCACGCGGGAGCGGAACGTGCTGCTACAGGATCTGAAGATCATCGTCACCGGCGGGGCCCAGGGCATGGGCGCCCACTTCGCCAGGCAGCTCCACGCCGCCGGCGCCAAGGTCGCGGTCGGCGACGTGAACGACGCCGGCCTCGCCGAGCTGCCCAAGGGCATCTTCACGCGCAAGCTCGACGTCTCGAGCGAGGCGGATTGCGAGTCCTTCGTTGCCGAGGCGGCGGAGGCGATGGGCGGCCTGAACGGTCTCGTCAACAACGCCGGCATCCTGCGCGACGGCCTCCTCGTGAAGAAGGACAAGACCACCGGCGCCATCACCAAGCTCACGGCCGCTCAGTGGAACTCGGTGATCGCCGTGAACCTCACGGGCGCGACCTTCATGACCCGCGAGGTCGTGGCGAAGATGGCCGAGACCGGTAGCCGCCCGGGCGTGATCGTCAACCTCTCGTCCGTCGCCCGGCACGGCAACCGGGGCCAGTCGAACTACACGGCCGCCAAGGCCGCCCTCGCCGCAAACACCGTCACCTGGGCGCGCGAGTTCGCCGCCTTCGGGATCCGCGTCGGCGCCGTCGCGCCGGGCATGATCGAGACCCCGATGACCGCGGGCATGAACCCGAAGGCCCACGACGCGCTGGTCGCCGCGATCCCCGTGGGTCGCACCGGCGTGCCCGAGGACATCTGGCTCGCGGTGAAGTTCGTCCTGGAGTGCGATTACTTCAACGGCCGCGTGATCGACGTCGACGGCGGCCTGTCGATCTGACGGGCGCCCGCGCCTTTCGCTCGGACCTCGTGGAGCTCGTGTTCGAACGAGCTCCACGGGTTTCGTGGCGATTGCGCCCTGGCCGGATCGCGCCCAAGCTCGTGTCATGAGCCGGTTCGAGCGAGAGAGGCTGGGGCGCTGCGACTTCCTCGACGTCCTCGAGGAGTCGGTCCTCATGCACGTCGACGTCGAGGTGGAGCTCGCTGGCGGCGAGACCTTCGTCGACCGGCTACGCGACGTCCGAACGGAGTCCGGCGTCGATTACGCGGTCTTCCTGGAGCACCCGCGGGTCGAGGTAGCCTCCATCGCCGCGGTCACCCGCCGCAGCCTGCCCCACACCTACCCCGCCTGATCCCTTCCCACCTTGACGAGCACGGCCCGGGCGGCGGCGATCTGCGCCTCCCAATCCGCGCCGTCCCACGCCTTGCGGCGGGCGGCGTCCAGGGCGCGGCCGAAGGCGGGCCCCTGGCGGAAGCCCTGGGCGAGGAGCTCGTCGCCGCCGAAGGCCGGCTCGATCGCCCGGCCCTCCTGCAGCCACCAGTCGATCCACCTGCCGTGGCCGCGGCCTTCGGCGAGGCCGAGAGCGTAGACGAGCTCCGCAGGGTCCAGGCGCTCGAGGAGCTTCGCCGCGTCGGAGGGCCGCTTCGCCTTGGCGAGGGCCGACACCGCGCGCTTCGCCTTCTCGGCTCCCTCGCGGAAGCGGCGCCTGGCCTTGTGGCCGCCGGGGATCATCCGATCGAGCGTGGCGCGGTCGGGACGGGGGATCGCCGAGGCCACGGCGAGCCAGAGGACCTCGGCCTGGGACGGCGCCTCGTCGCCCAGGACGCCGCCGGCGCGAGCGGCCGCCGAGCGGGCGTCCTGCAGCCGCTCGAGGAAGCCCCGGGTGGCGTCGAAACGCTTGTGGATCACCGGGAGCAGCCGCCATTCCCGGAGGAGGCGGAAGGCCTGGACCACCGCGGGCTCCGCGAGGATCCGATCGAGCTCGCCCCCGAGGCGCTCGCGGCCGAGGGCGTCGAAGCTCCCCGCCCTGCGTGCGGCTGCCATTAGGCCGAGGGTCTCTGGGGCGAGGCGCAGGTCGAGGCGGGCGGCGAAGCGCGCGGCCCGGAAGGCGCGAGTGGGATCGTCGTGGAAGCTCAGGCCGTGGAGCACGCGCAGGAAGCCCGCCTTCAGATCGGCGAGGCCGCCGTAGGGGTCGTGCACGGCTCCCGCCTCGCGCGGATCCACGGAGATCGCGATGGCGTTGAGGGTGAAGTCCCGCCGGAAGAGATCCTGGCGCAGGCCCGCGTGGAAGGCGACGGTGGGGAGCGCGGCCCTCCGCTCGTAGTGCTCGAAGCGCGCGGACGCGAGGTCGACGCTCGCTCCCCCCGATCTCCGCGAGAGGGGCCGATCCAGCAGGCGGTGCCGAAGGCCTCGTGGACCTCGACCTCGCCGCCAAAGCGCCGCCTCGCTTCGGCGGCCAGGCGGGGCGCGTCGCCCTCGAGCACCAGATCCACGTCCCGCACCGGGAGGCCGAGGAGGAGATCGCGGACGGTGCCGCCCACCAGGTGGAGCGGCCGGCCCCACTCTCCCGCGATGGCGCCGAGGGACTCCACCAGCTCCCACCGCTCGCCGAGGCCCGTGCGAACCTTGTCGAGGATCGACTCCGCCGAGGGCGGCCGGATGCGGCGCCCCGCGGTCGGCTCCTCGAGCGCGCGGAAGACGGCGCCGCGGGTCAGGATCCCCACCGCGCCGCCGGGAGGATCGCCGACGAGGAGGAGCCGCGACGGGCCCTCGATCAGCCGCTCCCGCGCCTCGGCAACGGATGCGTCGGCGGGGATCCAGGCGGGGGCGAAGGCGGCGAGCTCGCCCGCGGGCCTGTCGCCGAGGCCGTGGCGGAGCGCAGCATCCACTTCACGACGGGTGACGACGCCCACGTACTCCAGGGCCGCGCCCTTGCCCTTGGTGAGGGGGAGGGAGTCGATCCGGCGCTGGTGGATCAGCTCGCCGGCGTCGCGGATCGAGGCTCTTGCGGGGAGGCGAAGGAAGTCGCGAGTGGCGAGCTCGCCGGCACGGCGGCGGTTGCCGAGCGTCTCCTCGAGGGTGGAGCGGAGGATCGCCTGCGCTTCACGGATCGTGATGTCGCTCAACACAGCGCTTCCGGCGTCCCGATGCCCGCCTCCGCCGATCCGTCGCATTACCGCTGCGACGTCCACGGCGTCGTCACCCCTCCCGATCACGTCGACGCGATCGCCGCTGCCCGCGAGGAGGAAGGCCGCAGGCCAGTCCTCCGCCGCGCGGAGCTGCTCCAGGAGCACCGAGAGCTCCGCCTCGTAGCCGGGCAGGTCGAGGGAGAGGAGGACGACCGGGATCCCCGCGATCTCCGCGTGCACGGCGGAGCGCGACATCTCCTCCAGGAGTTCGAGCTGCCTCGAGGTGTAGCCCTTGGGCACGTAGCGCTCGATCCACTCCATGGGCGCGCCCCACTCCATGCAGCGCGCCGCGGCGACGAGGTCGAGGGGGCGGGTCCCGGGGAAGGTGAAGTGCCCGGAGTCCTGGTGGATCCCGAGGGCGAAGAGGCCGGCTTGCTCCGGCGTCGGGCGCAGGCCCGCCTCGTCGAGCTTCATCACGAAGGCCGAAGTGCACGCGGCGACGCGAGGCATCGGGGCTCGGGGGAGATCGCCCTCCGCCGTGGGATGCGTGTCGAAGGCCAGCACGCTCTCGAAGCGCGGCGCGAGCTCGGCGAGGGGGCCGATCCGCGCGGGATCCGCCGTGTCCGCGACCAGCATCCGGCCCGGCCGCTCTCCGCCTTCCAGCCTCGATCGCAGCTCCGGAAGCGAGAGGAGCGCCGGCAGTGAACGCTGCTGCTCCTCCCAGAACCGGCGCGTGGTGGCCTCCATCGAGCCGGGGAGGACCAGCTCGATCCCGGGCTCGAGGAGCCGCAGGGCCACCAGCGATGCGAGGCCGTCGAGATCGGCCGAGAGGTGGGTGGTGGCGACGTCCATGTCGCCATCCTAAGCGGATGTCGTGAACGGATCCGAAACGAGTTCGACGGCAGCCGCACCTGCTCCCAGGCCGCGGCGTCTAGTGCTTCGGCGGCGAGCGATCGGCGAAGTTCCGCTGGAGGAACTCCCCGTCCTTCGGGGAGAGGTCGAAGCGCCTGCTCGCCTCGTCGATCAAGCGGTAGGGAGGCGTATCGGGCTCGTCGAGCCTCCGCTCGCCGATCCAGCGAACCGCCTTGCGCAGCGCATCTCCCTTCGGCATCAAATCCCGGACTCGACCCGTATCTGCCATCGTCGCGCTCCCGTCCCGCCGCCCATTCGGCGGAACCTGCGAGCAAACTTGGGTCGCGGCGGCCGCGGCAACTCGGCCAGGGACCCGCTCCGTCCGCCCCGTGACAAAACACCTCGTCGAGGTACCAGCGCTCGCAGATCGGGGCCCGATCGATGGCGGCTGGATGTACGGTGGGCATCGTTTTCGTGGGAAACGGAGGACGTACATGGCGGAGGCATCCCCGGCGATCGTCGACGTCGACGAAGCCAGCTTCGAGAAGGAAGTGCTCGAAGAGAGCCGCAGGCGGCCCGTGGTCGTCGATTTCTGGGCGTCGTGGTGCGCGCCGTGCCGGGTCGTCACGCCGATCCTCGAGAAGCTCGCCAAGGAGCACGATGGCGCCTTCCGCCTGGCGAAGGTGAACGCCGACGAGAACGAGGCGCTCTCCGACGAGCTCAACGTCCAGGGGATCCCGGCGCTGAAGGCCGTTCGCGACGGCAAGGTCGTGGACGAGCTCACGGGCGCTCTCCCCGAGTCCGTGATCCGCGCCTGGCTCGAGCGCTTCGTCCCCGGGCCTGCCGACGAGGCCGTCTCCCGTGGCCAGGCGCACGAGGAGGAGGGCAGGCTCAACGATGCCAGCCACGCGTACGCGGAGGCCCTCCGGCTCAAGCCGCGCCACGAGGCGGCCCTGGTGGCCCTCGCCCGCCTGGAGCTCGCCGCCGGCGAAGCGGAGGCCGCGGAGCGGCACCTGGACATGATCCTGGCCCCGGACTCGTCGAAGCACGCGTCGCAGATCGCGGAGCTTCGGCTGAGGATCCGCTCGGCAGGCGCCGGAGACCTGAGCGAGCTCGAAGAGCGGGTTCGCCGGTCTCCGGACGACCTCGAAGCGAAGGTGAGCCTCGGGAAGGCCCTCGCTGCGGCGGGGAGGCACGAGGAGGCGCTCTCCGCGCTCCTGGAGGTGGTCCGTGCGAGCCCGCGGCAGGGCCCCGGGGAGGAGGCGCGGCTGGCGATGCTCGACGTCTTCGGCGTCATCGGACCGCGCTCGGAGCTCGCGGACGACTTCCGGGCCCGGATGGCCGCAGCGCTCTATCGCTGACGCCGCGATACGAGCCGATCCTTTCCTGCATCAGCTCCAAGTAGTACAAGGCCAGCCCTATGCGTTTCCTCACCCTCACGGCAGCCTGCCTCACAGCCGCCTCCCTCGCCGCCTGCAGCTCGAGCGATCGCTCGCGCGAGCCGCGCACCGACGCGGAGCCCGCGGTCCTGGCGCCCCCGAAGCTCGCCGACCCCGCCTTCCTCGAGCAATACGCCGAGACGTTCCGCTTCCGCCTGGGAAGGCCGAGCAAGATCGCGCTGACGCCGAAGGGCGACGCGGTGCTCTTCCTTCGCTCGAGCCCGCGGAGCTTCGTGAACGACCTGTGGAGCTTCGACCCGGCGACCGGGGAGGAACGCCGCCTCCTCACCGCAGAGGAGATCCTCCAGGGCGGCGCCGAGAGGCTCTCCGCCGAGGAGCTCGCCCGCCGCGAGCGCATGAGGCAGGCCGCTCGCGGGATCGCCTCCTTCCAGCTCTCCAAGGACGGTGAGCGGATCCTGGTGCCCCTCTCCGAGCGCCTCTTCGTGATCGAGCGGCGCACGGGCAAGGTCAAGGAGCTGCCGGCCGAGGGAGGCTCGCCGAGCGATCCCCGCTTCTCGCCGGACGGCCAGAAGGTCGCGGTGGTGCGCGACGGGGACCTCTGGGTGATCGAGGTGGAGTCGGGCAACCAGCGCCGCCTCACCACGCGCTCCTCGCCCACCGTCACCAACGGCCTCGCCGAGTTCGTGGCGCAGGAGGAGATGGACCGCTTCGAGGGCTACTGGTGGTCACCGGGCGGGAAGCTGATCGCCTTTGAGGAGGCAGACACCCAGGGTGTCGAGAACGCCTACATCGCGGATCCGACGAAGCCCCAGGCGGAACCCCAGAGCTGGCCGTACCCGCGCCCCGGCAAGCAGAACGTCTCGGTTCGCCTCGGAATCGCGCCGGTGACGGGCGGAAAGCCGGTGTGGGTGAGCTGGGACCGCGACCGCTATCCCTACCTCGCGAAGGTGACCTGGCAGGAAGAGGCACCCCTGAGCCTGTTGGTGCAGAACCGCGCCCAGACCGAGAGCGTGCTCCTCGCCGTCCAGGCGTCCACCGGCGAGACGCGAACCTTGCTGACGGAGAAGGACTCCGCCTGGGTCAACCTCGACCAGGACGTCCCGCGCTGGCTCCCCGACGGCGAGGGCTTCCTCTGGACCACCGAGCGCAACGGCGCGTGGCA
The Vulgatibacter incomptus DNA segment above includes these coding regions:
- a CDS encoding S9 family peptidase, whose amino-acid sequence is MRFLTLTAACLTAASLAACSSSDRSREPRTDAEPAVLAPPKLADPAFLEQYAETFRFRLGRPSKIALTPKGDAVLFLRSSPRSFVNDLWSFDPATGEERRLLTAEEILQGGAERLSAEELARRERMRQAARGIASFQLSKDGERILVPLSERLFVIERRTGKVKELPAEGGSPSDPRFSPDGQKVAVVRDGDLWVIEVESGNQRRLTTRSSPTVTNGLAEFVAQEEMDRFEGYWWSPGGKLIAFEEADTQGVENAYIADPTKPQAEPQSWPYPRPGKQNVSVRLGIAPVTGGKPVWVSWDRDRYPYLAKVTWQEEAPLSLLVQNRAQTESVLLAVQASTGETRTLLTEKDSAWVNLDQDVPRWLPDGEGFLWTTERNGAWQLELHDRDGGLVRALTAPDLGYRRLLAVDGKRKTAIVAASPNATERQLYQVSLGASESGAPSEPKALTTDPGEHDATFAADHSLYVHTLSSLAGEQRFTVRRGDGHPFGELRSVAEAPAFLPNLELVELASEHAMRAALVRPRNFDPKLRYPVIVYVYAGPHAQVVTAAREKWLLQQWIADHGFVVVSVDGRGTPARGRAWERAIHGNLIDVPLADQVAGLKALGARFPELDMERVGIYGWSFGGYFSSMAAMQRPDVYKAAVAGAPVADWLDYDTHYTERYLGLPQANPEGYRKSSVLSYASELSRPFLLIHGTADDNVYFAHALKMSDALFRAGKRHDFLPLAGFTHMVPDPLVTTRLYTRITSFFEEHLGAPVAQP
- a CDS encoding NAD(P)/FAD-dependent oxidoreductase yields the protein MAPHVLIIGGGFGGLTAAKSLKHAPVKVTLVDRCNHHLFAPLLYQVATSGLSTSEVATPIRSVLRKQENTRVLLDEVKDIDLENREVTLRDERPLSYEYLIVAAGAQTNYFGNLEWSSNSLGLKDLDDAIELRRRVLLAFEAAERTADDEARRKLLTFVVIGGGPTGVELAGALAELSRRTLARDFRVARPAEARIVLLEMLPRILPAFDESLAEKAARHLGELGVEVMTGEKVTSIDEDGVHVGGELLESGTVTWAAGVQARPLTARLGVALDRGGRVIVGDDCSIPGHPEAFVIGDMASFRGPEGKPLPGVAPVAMQQARSVAANIGRTLGGEARKPFSYRDKGVMATVGRSRAVLEMGRLRVDGFLAWLAWVFVHVFYLIGFRNRAFVLAEWAFSYFTYRKGARLITGRRIEAGKPARLVEPSEIDVERMQARRREEEERPPLH
- a CDS encoding tetratricopeptide repeat protein, with protein sequence MAEASPAIVDVDEASFEKEVLEESRRRPVVVDFWASWCAPCRVVTPILEKLAKEHDGAFRLAKVNADENEALSDELNVQGIPALKAVRDGKVVDELTGALPESVIRAWLERFVPGPADEAVSRGQAHEEEGRLNDASHAYAEALRLKPRHEAALVALARLELAAGEAEAAERHLDMILAPDSSKHASQIAELRLRIRSAGAGDLSELEERVRRSPDDLEAKVSLGKALAAAGRHEEALSALLEVVRASPRQGPGEEARLAMLDVFGVIGPRSELADDFRARMAAALYR
- a CDS encoding SDR family oxidoreductase, with amino-acid sequence MLLQDLKIIVTGGAQGMGAHFARQLHAAGAKVAVGDVNDAGLAELPKGIFTRKLDVSSEADCESFVAEAAEAMGGLNGLVNNAGILRDGLLVKKDKTTGAITKLTAAQWNSVIAVNLTGATFMTREVVAKMAETGSRPGVIVNLSSVARHGNRGQSNYTAAKAALAANTVTWAREFAAFGIRVGAVAPGMIETPMTAGMNPKAHDALVAAIPVGRTGVPEDIWLAVKFVLECDYFNGRVIDVDGGLSI
- a CDS encoding SDR family NAD(P)-dependent oxidoreductase, giving the protein MTGASSGLGASLAKRLAAGGAEVALCARRAELLEELAAEIRSAGGKARIYPADLSDPVATQALVRRVDDELGGLDLVIANAGIGVTRWAGKLDWEAIAPTVDLDVSGAVATLTAVLPRMVERKRGHIVGISSLAGYRGMPRSAAYSASKAFLAVFLESLRVDLRGTGVTVTDVRPGFVRTPLIDANPYPMPFLLEVEDATERMIRGIEQGKAVVAFPWPLATIVRLSRLVPASLYDRVMGGLRTR
- the thiD gene encoding bifunctional hydroxymethylpyrimidine kinase/phosphomethylpyrimidine kinase, giving the protein MRKALTIAGSDSGGGAGIQADLKTFFRFGVYGTSAITLVTAQNTVGVQGVYPIAPEAILAQVESVAGDLRPDATKTGALGSPEAIEAVAWAVERHGLWPLVVDPVMISKHGAPLLGPEAIDALKRHLLPKASLLTPNLHEAGALLGATPVDEGEMREAARALAALGPKAVWLKGGSLPGELAIDILFDGEELHRFSAPKLATRSTHGTGCTASAAITAGLALGQPLREAVADAKDFIQRAISNGPDLGKGLGPVDHMG